Proteins co-encoded in one Pocillopora verrucosa isolate sample1 chromosome 1, ASM3666991v2, whole genome shotgun sequence genomic window:
- the LOC131772554 gene encoding major facilitator superfamily domain-containing protein 6: protein MEKKKVSRSADDDSSKQCQKFEGESINLAKKILNTVDKDLVVPKLSFFFFFMATGAFLPYLGVFYKQLWLTARQSGILLGVRPFVKMLCSPLWGMVTDVCNKPKLILLVSILGTTVAHFSQSIVSPFHLPCYPDVNRTNFSQIRSNLFAQYSTDRSSRQSGFPATSTRLQENSLVKGADQTNYSSAENAGTTVRGSMAPEKFLRNNDFNKQKEVGKEVHPFDYGTAQEESMEDTGPRHDDKPREITDANSKILTKNKKRKNPNMKNDFRVKDNQSIFATLLVIVFLGEFIAAPAPMLTDSGTLGILSGREHQYGRQRLFGSVGWGIGSLLSGAVVTAFNSCPYEDSINYVACFYVFAGAMILDFFVGLFFNFVPAPSKQDVSNMENEFLRGLKIFYNLKNGAFICTLLFLGFSHSLQLSFLFWFLQDIGGTPILFTLIVAVNCLSEVVMFFLATYFVQKIGHDAVLYTGLACYGLRFLLYSYLNEPWWVLPLEALQGFTYGGVWTASVAYVGPQPGSGATIQGIIHGVYWGLGMAVGGVIGGLMVHSIGARLTFRLEAALSFAILVLFFAINNFHQKNSQYSQIPSEPAQDPGDEKESAADQDTTGDAK from the exons ATGGAGAAGAAAAAGGTTTCCAGATCAGCGGATGACGATTCGTCGAAGCAATGTCAGAAATTCGAGGGAGAATCAATAAATTTGGCCAAAAAGATCTTAAATACCGTTGACAAGGACCTCGTCGTACCAAAAttgtccttcttcttcttttttatggCAACCGGCGCTTTCCTTCCTTATCTTGGCGTGTTCTACAAGCAGCTGTGGCTTACAGCTCGACAGTCTGGAATTCTGCTTGGAGTTCGCCCTTTTGTGAAAATGTTATGCTCCCCTCTCTGGGGAATGGTCACGGATGTATGCAACAAACCGAAGCTTATTCTACTTGTGTCTATTCTGGGAACAACTGTGGCCCATTTCTCGCAAAGCATAGTCTCGCCGTTTCATTTACCTTGCTACCCTGATGTGAACAGAACAAACTTTAGCCAAATCCGGTCAAACTTGTTCGCCCAATACTCAACTGATCGTTCTTCGCGACAAAGTGGCTTCCCAGCCACTTCAACACGTTTGCAAGAAAATTCTCTCGTAAAAGGTGCCGACCAAACAAATTATTCATCAGCTGAAAATGCCGGCACTACAGTTCGAGGGTCGATGGCGCCAGAAAAATTCCtaagaaataatgattttaacaaACAGAAGGAGGTCGGGAAAGAAGTGCATCCCTTCGATTATGGGACAGCTCAGGAAGAAAGCATGGAAGACACCGGACCAAGGCATGACGATAAGCCGCGAGAAATCACCGACGCAAATTCcaaaatattgacaaaaaaCAAGAAACGCAAGAATCCTAACATGAAGAATGATTTCCGCGTCAAAGACAACCAAAGCATTTTTGCAACTTTGCTTGTGATTGTTTTTCTGGGTGAATTTATAGCTGCACCAGCTCCAATGCTGACCGATAGCGGAACGCTTGGTATCCTGAGTGGAAGGGAACACCAATACGGCCGACAAAGGCTGTTCGGTTCGGTAGGCTGGGGAATCGGTTCTTTGCTGTCAGGAGCCGTTGTGACAGCTTTCAATTCATGTCCGTATGAAGACAGCATCAACTATGTGGCGTGCTTTTACGTATTTGCCGGAGCCATGATTCTCGACTTCTTCGTCGGCCTGTTCTTCAATTTCGTACCAGCGCCGTCCAAACAGGATGTCTCTAACATGGAAAATGAGTTTTTAAGGggactgaaaatattttacaaccTAAAGAATGGAGCCTTCATCTGCACACTGTTGTTTCTTGGGTTTTCCCACAGCCTGCagctttctttcttgttttggtttcttCAAGACATTGGAGGAACACCAATCCTTTTTACCCTCATTGTCGCTGTAAATTGCCTGTCAGAGGTGGTGATGTTCTTCCTAGCGACTTACTTTGTGCAGAAGATCGGTCACGACGCTGTTCTTTACACAGGGCTTGCCTGCTATGGGTTACGATTTTTGCTCTACTCGTACCTTAATGAACCATGGTGGGTTTTGCCGCTAGAAGCTTTGCAAGGCTTCACATACGGAGGAGTTTGGACAGCAAGTGTTGCCTACGTTGGACCGCAACCAG GCTCCGGAGCCACGATCCAAGGCATAATCCACGGGGTGTATTGGGGTCTAGGTATGGCTGTAGGCGGAGTCATTGGAGGGTTGATGGTTCATTCGATTGGCGCACGTTTAACATTTCGGCTCGAAGCGGCCTTGTCCTTTGCAATTCTTGTTCTGTTCTTCGCGATCAACAATTTCCATCAGAAAAATTCTCAATATTCCCAGATTCCTTCGGAGCCTGCTCAGGACCCGGGGGATGAAAAAGAGAGCGCTGCAGATCAAGACACAACAGGGGATGCTAAATGA